The proteins below are encoded in one region of Levilactobacillus namurensis:
- the ccpA gene encoding catabolite control protein A: protein MEKQTVTIYDVAREAAVSMATVSRVVNGNPNVKPATRKKVLEVIDRLDYRPNAVARGLASKKTTTVGVIIPDVTNEYFASLARGIDDIAMMYKYNIILTNSDENGGKEVQVLNTLMAKQVDGIIFMGNQVTPELRDEFKRSKAPIVLAGSVDAEKSQPSVNIDYVAAVAEAVKNLIDHGNQKIAFVSGPMDEAINHDYRLKGYKKALKDAGLSYDDKLIFETDYTYKAGQALEPALMAAGATAAFVGDDELAAGVMNGLTDANVDVPGEFEVITSNDTKLTELVRPKMSSITQPLYDIGAVAMRLLTKLMNNEAVDENTVILPYGLMKRSSTK from the coding sequence ATGGAAAAACAAACAGTAACAATTTACGATGTGGCGCGCGAAGCGGCGGTCTCAATGGCTACCGTTTCACGGGTGGTTAACGGGAATCCTAACGTTAAGCCAGCAACGCGTAAGAAGGTACTTGAGGTCATTGACCGCTTAGACTACCGGCCAAATGCCGTTGCACGGGGCTTGGCTAGCAAGAAGACCACGACGGTGGGGGTTATTATTCCCGACGTCACCAACGAATACTTCGCTTCGTTGGCACGGGGGATTGATGATATTGCCATGATGTACAAGTACAACATCATCTTGACGAACTCCGATGAGAACGGAGGAAAAGAAGTCCAGGTCTTGAACACCTTGATGGCTAAGCAAGTCGATGGCATCATTTTCATGGGGAACCAAGTGACGCCAGAATTACGTGACGAATTCAAGCGCTCAAAGGCGCCAATCGTTTTGGCGGGTTCCGTGGATGCCGAAAAGTCTCAGCCTAGCGTCAACATCGATTATGTTGCTGCGGTTGCGGAAGCTGTTAAGAACTTGATCGATCACGGAAATCAAAAGATCGCCTTTGTTTCGGGACCGATGGATGAAGCCATTAACCACGATTACCGGTTAAAGGGTTACAAGAAGGCCTTGAAGGATGCGGGCTTATCCTATGATGATAAGCTGATCTTTGAGACGGATTACACTTATAAGGCCGGCCAAGCCTTAGAACCAGCCTTAATGGCTGCCGGTGCGACGGCGGCCTTCGTGGGTGATGATGAGTTGGCCGCTGGGGTGATGAACGGCTTGACGGACGCTAACGTGGACGTTCCTGGTGAATTTGAAGTGATTACCAGTAACGACACTAAGTTAACGGAATTAGTTCGGCCTAAGATGAGTTCCATCACCCAGCCGTTGTATGATATTGGTGCCGTGGCGATGCGGCTACTGACTAAATTAATGAATAATGAAGCGGTTGATGAAAATACCGTCATTCTGCCTTACGGGTTGATGAAACGGAGCTCAACTAAGTAG
- a CDS encoding Rrf2 family transcriptional regulator, translating into MANTQFSDTIHVLTYIAYFQGQKMTSPEIASSLETSPSLIRKIMATLKKNNLLAPTHGPTQLALARDPADITLQDIYHTLPGTPLLLNVDQHTSQKCPVGVAMPQTLDHYYREIQAAAEAQMAKITLRDILNDVNLYQATTKRPPLKPI; encoded by the coding sequence ATGGCCAATACTCAGTTCAGCGACACCATCCACGTTTTGACCTACATCGCCTATTTTCAAGGACAAAAAATGACCAGCCCAGAAATCGCCAGTAGTCTCGAAACCTCCCCTAGTCTGATTCGTAAGATCATGGCGACTCTCAAAAAAAACAACTTACTCGCGCCCACTCACGGACCGACCCAGCTAGCACTTGCCCGTGACCCCGCCGATATTACATTGCAGGACATCTACCACACCCTCCCCGGAACACCGCTCTTGCTAAACGTCGACCAACACACTTCGCAAAAGTGTCCAGTTGGGGTGGCAATGCCCCAGACGTTAGATCACTATTACCGTGAGATTCAAGCCGCTGCTGAAGCGCAGATGGCCAAAATCACGTTGCGCGACATCCTAAACGACGTTAACCTTTATCAGGCCACCACAAAGCGTCCCCCTCTAAAACCAATCTAG
- a CDS encoding NADPH-dependent F420 reductase → MTAVTIFGKGNMGQAIGDVFQQGGNQVTFIDQSDPVENLVELIVLAVPYSAALAIAKTNQAKFAGKTVIDITNPLNFDTWDELVVPADSSAAAQIAKLLPESHVVKAFNTTFAATLKSRQVAGQQTTVMAASDSADAKAQLQEALTDSGVAFVDAGKLKRARELESFGFLQMTLAAQEQIGWTGGFAVLK, encoded by the coding sequence ATGACAGCAGTGACGATTTTTGGTAAAGGAAACATGGGACAAGCAATTGGGGACGTTTTCCAACAAGGCGGCAATCAGGTAACCTTTATTGACCAAAGCGATCCGGTGGAGAACTTAGTCGAGCTGATTGTCTTAGCAGTGCCTTACTCGGCAGCGTTGGCGATTGCGAAGACCAATCAAGCGAAGTTTGCGGGGAAGACGGTCATTGATATTACCAATCCGTTAAACTTTGATACTTGGGATGAGCTAGTGGTACCGGCAGATAGCTCGGCTGCCGCGCAGATTGCGAAATTACTGCCGGAGTCTCACGTCGTCAAGGCCTTCAATACCACCTTTGCGGCCACACTAAAGAGTCGCCAGGTAGCGGGCCAACAGACGACGGTCATGGCTGCTTCGGATTCTGCGGACGCCAAGGCCCAATTACAGGAAGCTTTAACGGATAGCGGCGTTGCTTTTGTGGATGCCGGCAAATTGAAGCGGGCGCGGGAATTAGAAAGCTTCGGGTTCTTACAGATGACCTTAGCGGCTCAAGAACAGATTGGCTGGACCGGGGGCTTTGCGGTTCTCAAGTAG
- a CDS encoding leucine-rich repeat protein, which translates to MYSTHTFRKPETRYWLVAAMTLATLSVSSGITANADTKSAADESTSQVGQATTTATSTATLTSHSDDASSADTTKQTADATTQDTTTSQDDSTRDQSSASSTTEDSNTVTTPTGATSNSEPEDSNTATTPADATTDSESKGTASQKTAQDQGDETPTTTPEADTDTVEDADAVAQNAAPAPENSNSTSPVKANAKKAAAPASAAYSDSSWFNWQVDDATGTATITGATKNLSGAISIPPTYTVNGKTYQVTTIGRAAFAQSTNLVNGLTSVTFNQGLTTIEDSAFAYLDSLEAVDFSAATTLQKIGYQAFVSTKLTTLTLPDSVTTIGQEAFTYVPLISVTLPAQLTSLGSAAFSSGGLQSVDLSHATQLTSIGDHVFENDQLTSVVIPANIQTIGVNAFAANHGLASLTFAPNSQLLSIGEGAFIYDGALAEVVFPDSVTTIGKNAFLSDTGLTQVTFGAGLTSIGDQAFTYDDQLTTADFTRATQLKSIGTGAFEYTGLHQALTLPTSVTTIGDFAFAGSQLTDLTLNEGLLTIGESAFSYNHLNQTLTIPKSVQTVGDRAFFGNELTAATILGDETVLGQDALSYNRITQLTSPSVTTMLADEQTVTHFTDSNGIHLNDLFTVNMGDQTEQNLVITNLSSETGTVSLVNGGFVVTEGTKRFNFDWTLPVNGVAVYQGHYTVVLDDPNIKVADSTIFVGTPWTPADNFVSAETDSGTSIPLDKLTVESNVDTSKAGKYTVTYRYGSEVETATVTVLKRLATLTLEGNQQVVYNGTAWTPDATQYYVDLPDGSRYQLQAGDLNAPTVTNVGDSPVTVTLSAAGIAHLNALQQADMYDWQFDPSAATFAVTPATVQLTVNSADKIAGQDDPTFETTVTGMPADGVALNYTVVREPGETPGTYRLTVDLGQNTNYRVLVTDGTLTIRPNQQTLTGQDYTMYVGDPTPTSADFGATATDAEGQPTDVMVDLAHVDLTTPQTYQVELSTADGQKLVVNLHVLANLTTPLTGQDYTMHVGDATPTAEDFQATATDKTGAALTPITVDLTQADLATAGDYAVTLSVGDQQIKVWLHVLAASTGGETPEEPDPGNPGDGGNPEEPDPGNPGDGGNPEEPDPGNPGDGGNPEEPDPGNPGDGGNPEEPDPGNPGDGGNPEEPEPGNPGDGGNSETPDPEVPGDGGNVVDPDQPIDGGNGDTSVAGPGNGATDTPDGEQSGRPGVKPTAPTTGSQATVNQQPQQGAQPAKVTTLANQTTSTQRSMTQTKSTATQAATPAHQATTLPQTGEQKTGWAAVLGLLLGSLGLAGHRRVRRHQD; encoded by the coding sequence ATGTACAGCACACACACATTTCGAAAACCAGAAACGCGTTATTGGCTGGTCGCAGCCATGACTTTGGCGACATTAAGCGTGAGCTCGGGTATCACGGCGAACGCGGATACGAAGTCGGCGGCGGATGAGTCGACGTCGCAGGTTGGACAAGCCACAACCACGGCAACTTCCACGGCGACTTTGACGAGTCATTCGGACGATGCATCGTCTGCGGATACCACGAAGCAGACGGCGGATGCAACCACTCAGGATACGACCACATCGCAGGATGATTCGACGCGTGATCAATCGTCAGCGTCCTCAACGACGGAAGATTCGAACACCGTAACGACGCCAACGGGTGCCACGAGCAATTCTGAACCGGAAGATTCAAACACCGCAACCACGCCAGCGGATGCCACGACCGACTCCGAGTCGAAAGGCACGGCATCCCAGAAAACTGCGCAGGACCAGGGGGATGAAACCCCGACGACCACACCAGAAGCGGATACGGATACCGTAGAAGACGCCGATGCGGTGGCCCAGAATGCGGCGCCTGCACCGGAAAATTCGAATTCAACGTCTCCGGTGAAAGCTAACGCCAAAAAGGCGGCGGCACCGGCGTCAGCAGCGTATAGTGATAGTAGTTGGTTTAACTGGCAAGTCGATGATGCGACGGGAACGGCAACGATCACGGGCGCTACTAAAAATTTAAGCGGTGCCATTTCGATTCCACCAACTTATACGGTCAATGGGAAGACTTATCAAGTGACGACGATTGGCCGGGCGGCCTTTGCTCAAAGCACGAATCTGGTCAATGGGCTGACTAGCGTGACCTTTAATCAGGGCCTCACGACCATTGAAGATTCGGCGTTTGCTTATCTGGATAGCCTAGAAGCTGTTGACTTCTCAGCGGCGACGACGTTACAGAAGATTGGGTACCAAGCATTCGTATCCACCAAGCTCACGACACTGACCTTACCGGACAGTGTCACCACGATTGGTCAAGAAGCTTTTACTTACGTGCCATTGATCAGTGTGACCTTGCCGGCGCAGTTGACGTCCCTGGGCAGTGCGGCCTTTTCTAGTGGGGGCTTGCAGAGCGTCGACCTTAGCCACGCCACGCAATTGACCAGTATCGGGGACCACGTCTTTGAAAACGACCAACTGACTAGCGTGGTTATCCCGGCTAACATCCAAACAATCGGGGTGAACGCTTTTGCGGCCAATCATGGGTTAGCGAGCCTGACGTTTGCACCGAATAGCCAACTGCTCAGTATTGGGGAGGGCGCCTTTATCTATGACGGTGCCTTGGCAGAAGTGGTCTTCCCGGATTCGGTGACGACGATTGGGAAGAATGCCTTCTTATCGGATACCGGTTTAACGCAGGTAACGTTTGGTGCTGGCCTGACCAGCATTGGCGACCAAGCGTTCACCTACGATGATCAACTTACCACGGCCGACTTTACCCGGGCGACTCAGTTGAAGAGCATTGGAACGGGTGCCTTTGAATATACGGGCCTTCATCAGGCCTTGACGTTACCGACATCGGTGACGACGATTGGTGACTTTGCCTTTGCGGGGAGCCAATTAACCGATTTGACGTTAAATGAGGGCTTACTCACGATTGGCGAAAGTGCCTTTAGTTACAACCATTTGAACCAGACGTTGACGATTCCGAAGTCGGTACAGACGGTGGGGGACCGGGCCTTCTTTGGAAACGAGTTGACCGCTGCAACGATTTTGGGGGATGAAACGGTACTAGGACAGGACGCGCTTTCCTATAATCGAATTACGCAGTTGACTAGTCCAAGCGTGACCACCATGCTAGCGGATGAACAGACCGTGACGCATTTTACGGATTCTAACGGGATTCACTTAAACGATCTCTTTACCGTGAATATGGGCGACCAAACGGAGCAGAATCTGGTGATTACCAATCTCTCTAGTGAGACGGGAACCGTGAGTCTGGTGAACGGTGGCTTTGTAGTCACGGAAGGAACCAAGCGATTTAATTTTGATTGGACGTTACCGGTCAATGGCGTGGCGGTATATCAGGGGCACTATACGGTCGTTTTGGATGACCCAAACATTAAGGTAGCTGATTCAACAATCTTCGTGGGAACGCCCTGGACACCAGCGGATAACTTCGTGAGCGCTGAAACGGATAGTGGTACTTCGATTCCGTTAGACAAGTTGACCGTTGAGTCGAACGTGGATACCAGTAAAGCCGGAAAGTATACGGTTACGTACCGGTATGGTTCCGAAGTCGAAACCGCTACGGTCACGGTACTGAAGCGGTTGGCCACCTTAACGTTGGAAGGCAATCAGCAGGTCGTTTATAATGGGACGGCTTGGACGCCTGACGCCACGCAATACTACGTTGACCTTCCAGATGGCAGCCGGTATCAACTGCAGGCGGGAGATTTGAATGCCCCAACCGTGACTAACGTGGGAGATTCACCCGTGACAGTCACGTTGTCGGCGGCAGGGATTGCCCATCTCAATGCCCTGCAACAAGCAGATATGTACGATTGGCAATTTGACCCTAGTGCAGCCACATTTGCGGTGACGCCGGCGACGGTCCAGTTGACCGTGAACTCGGCTGATAAGATAGCAGGTCAGGACGATCCGACCTTTGAAACGACCGTTACCGGGATGCCGGCCGATGGTGTGGCACTTAATTATACGGTCGTTCGGGAACCGGGTGAGACGCCCGGAACTTATCGTTTGACGGTCGACTTGGGGCAGAACACCAATTATCGGGTACTGGTCACGGATGGCACCCTGACGATTCGGCCCAACCAACAGACGTTGACCGGGCAGGATTACACCATGTACGTGGGCGACCCGACCCCAACCAGCGCTGACTTTGGTGCCACTGCGACGGATGCGGAAGGCCAACCTACGGACGTGATGGTGGATTTGGCGCATGTTGATTTAACGACGCCACAGACCTATCAGGTCGAGCTGAGTACGGCGGATGGGCAGAAATTAGTGGTGAACTTGCATGTTTTGGCGAACTTAACGACGCCCCTGACTGGGCAGGACTACACCATGCACGTGGGGGATGCAACGCCGACAGCCGAGGACTTTCAAGCGACGGCTACTGATAAGACCGGGGCAGCACTGACCCCGATTACGGTGGACTTGACGCAAGCGGACTTGGCGACGGCTGGTGACTATGCCGTCACCCTAAGCGTAGGGGATCAACAGATCAAGGTCTGGTTGCATGTATTAGCGGCATCTACGGGCGGAGAGACGCCTGAAGAACCCGACCCGGGTAACCCAGGCGACGGCGGCAATCCTGAGGAACCCGACCCAGGTAACCCTGGTGATGGCGGCAATCCTGAAGAACCTGACCCGGGTAATCCTGGCGACGGCGGCAATCCTGAGGAACCCGACCCGGGTAACCCTGGTGATGGCGGTAACCCTGAGGAACCCGATCCAGGCAACCCAGGCGACGGCGGTAACCCTGAAGAACCTGAGCCAGGTAACCCCGGCGATGGTGGTAACTCTGAAACACCAGATCCTGAAGTCCCTGGTGATGGTGGTAACGTCGTTGATCCTGATCAGCCAATTGATGGTGGTAATGGGGATACCAGTGTGGCGGGTCCCGGTAACGGGGCTACCGATACACCTGATGGCGAGCAGTCGGGACGGCCTGGTGTTAAGCCAACGGCTCCGACTACTGGAAGTCAGGCTACGGTAAATCAGCAACCACAACAGGGCGCTCAGCCCGCTAAGGTGACTACGTTGGCCAATCAAACGACGTCGACGCAACGGTCGATGACTCAGACTAAATCGACAGCCACGCAGGCAGCCACGCCAGCGCACCAAGCCACCACGTTACCCCAAACTGGTGAGCAGAAGACCGGTTGGGCAGCGGTGCTGGGGCTCCTGTTAGGGAGCTTAGGGTTAGCTGGGCATCGCCGGGTACGGCGGCACCAAGATTAA
- a CDS encoding amino acid ABC transporter ATP-binding protein, with translation MTKPVIEVQNLAKDFGKNSVLKDITEQVDTGQVIVVIGPSGSGKSTFLRCLNLLETPTSGHVAFNGEDLTTLDTKRVNALREQMGMVFQGFNLFPNMSVLENIKLAPMKVKGISDAEATKQAHELLQQVNLDDHADAFPASLSGGQAQRVAIARALAMNPKVMLFDEPTSALDPEMVGEVLGVMQQLANQGMTMVVVTHEMGFAKSVADRIWFMADGYIQENSTPAEFFAHPQTDRAKDFLSKILM, from the coding sequence ATGACTAAACCAGTAATTGAGGTTCAAAACCTCGCGAAAGATTTCGGTAAAAACAGTGTCTTAAAAGACATTACGGAACAGGTCGACACCGGCCAAGTAATCGTGGTCATCGGCCCCTCCGGAAGTGGGAAGAGTACCTTTCTCCGGTGCTTGAACCTGCTAGAAACGCCCACCAGCGGCCACGTAGCCTTCAACGGTGAAGACCTCACCACTTTGGATACTAAGCGGGTCAACGCCCTACGGGAACAAATGGGCATGGTCTTCCAAGGCTTCAACCTCTTCCCTAACATGAGTGTCCTCGAAAACATCAAGTTAGCACCAATGAAAGTAAAGGGCATCAGCGACGCCGAAGCAACTAAGCAGGCGCACGAATTGCTCCAACAGGTTAACCTTGACGATCACGCAGACGCCTTTCCTGCCAGTCTATCCGGTGGACAAGCCCAACGGGTCGCCATCGCCCGAGCACTGGCGATGAACCCTAAGGTGATGCTCTTCGACGAACCAACCTCCGCGCTAGACCCCGAAATGGTCGGCGAAGTCTTAGGTGTCATGCAACAACTGGCTAACCAAGGGATGACCATGGTGGTGGTCACCCACGAAATGGGCTTCGCGAAGTCCGTGGCCGACCGTATCTGGTTCATGGCTGACGGCTATATTCAAGAAAACAGCACGCCCGCCGAGTTCTTCGCGCATCCCCAAACGGATCGGGCCAAGGACTTCCTCTCAAAGATTCTGATGTAA
- a CDS encoding ABC transporter substrate-binding protein/permease — translation MKKKVIIFITLILAITLGWATRPTTAHAADDSLVRVQKKGTLVMGTSPDYPPYEFQATVHGKSKIVGMDVAVGEKIAKGLGVKLKVKSMSFDSLLVALQTGKVDMVISGMNPTPARKKNVDFTHLYYQGGYSIVVNKSEKGLYRDKDSFKGKTIGAQTGSTMYNESKKQTTDTKVKGMTSVSDLILALQSHKIAGVAMEKPSAQAYVANNKQLAMIPSHFDLSASDTSAAVAFKKGSTALVAAANKSVDQIHKQDLVNKDYLPAAGKYLKTNTVNTSMWHYWKAFLTGIEYTLIITVCSVFFGFILGVILSLARMLHGGVVQTLIRWLATAYVEFIRGTPMMVQVMFVYFGLGLIVNLPALTSGIIAISLNSGAYVAEYIRGGINSVDDGQTEAARSLGMTSGATMRFVILPQALKNIWPSLGNEFITLIKDSSIVSIIGVSELIFQSNIVRSDTYRGVAPIAVIMVLYFIMTFTASRILNHFERSMQHD, via the coding sequence ATGAAGAAAAAAGTCATTATTTTCATTACCCTGATTCTCGCCATTACCTTAGGATGGGCTACCCGCCCAACTACGGCCCACGCCGCCGATGATTCTCTGGTCCGCGTCCAAAAGAAAGGGACGCTGGTCATGGGGACCTCGCCCGACTATCCCCCCTACGAATTCCAAGCCACAGTTCATGGCAAGAGCAAAATCGTTGGGATGGACGTTGCCGTTGGTGAAAAAATCGCCAAGGGCCTAGGCGTTAAGCTTAAAGTCAAATCCATGTCCTTCGATTCACTATTGGTCGCCTTACAAACCGGTAAGGTCGACATGGTCATCTCGGGGATGAACCCCACACCTGCTCGGAAAAAGAACGTGGATTTTACCCATCTTTACTACCAAGGTGGGTACAGTATCGTGGTTAACAAGAGCGAAAAAGGACTCTACCGCGACAAAGATTCCTTCAAAGGCAAGACCATTGGTGCCCAAACTGGGTCAACCATGTACAACGAATCCAAGAAACAAACCACTGATACTAAGGTCAAAGGAATGACCTCCGTTTCCGACCTGATTTTAGCCCTCCAGAGTCACAAGATTGCTGGGGTCGCCATGGAAAAGCCTTCTGCTCAGGCCTACGTTGCCAACAACAAGCAATTGGCCATGATTCCTAGTCACTTCGACTTAAGTGCTTCCGATACCAGCGCCGCCGTCGCCTTCAAGAAGGGGTCGACCGCTTTGGTGGCTGCCGCCAACAAATCCGTCGATCAGATCCACAAGCAGGACCTGGTCAACAAAGACTACTTACCAGCTGCTGGGAAATACTTAAAGACCAACACTGTGAACACCAGCATGTGGCACTATTGGAAAGCCTTCTTAACGGGGATTGAATACACACTGATCATCACTGTCTGCTCCGTCTTCTTCGGATTCATCCTGGGTGTGATTCTCTCTCTTGCACGGATGCTTCACGGTGGCGTCGTCCAAACGTTGATTCGTTGGTTAGCAACGGCCTACGTCGAATTCATTCGGGGAACGCCAATGATGGTCCAAGTCATGTTCGTCTACTTCGGGTTAGGTCTCATCGTGAACCTCCCCGCCCTGACGTCCGGGATCATCGCTATTTCCTTAAACTCTGGGGCTTACGTAGCTGAATACATCCGGGGCGGTATCAATTCCGTGGATGATGGTCAAACCGAAGCCGCTCGAAGCCTAGGGATGACCAGTGGGGCTACCATGCGCTTCGTTATTTTGCCTCAAGCCCTTAAGAACATCTGGCCGTCACTGGGGAACGAATTTATTACTTTGATCAAAGACAGTTCTATCGTCTCCATCATCGGGGTATCCGAACTTATCTTCCAAAGCAACATCGTCCGGTCAGATACCTACCGTGGCGTTGCCCCCATCGCGGTCATCATGGTGCTATACTTTATCATGACGTTTACCGCCTCACGGATCTTGAACCACTTCGAAAGGAGCATGCAACATGACTAA
- a CDS encoding YebC/PmpR family DNA-binding transcriptional regulator, with protein MSGHSKWHNIQGRKNAQDAKRGKIFQKISRDLYQAAKAGGVDPDGNPQLRLEMDKARAANMPKENIKRALDKASGVGGAKFEEITYEGYGPAGTAIMVAALTDNKNRTAAAIRSAFTHHGGSLGANGSVSYMFDRKGYIVILRDDLDTDEDTMLMDALDAGADDMDTTDDEFTIWTDPSSETAVRDALQAKGYKLDTAEVRMFPQTTTEVPEDKVSQYQGLIDELNANDDVSDVYEAAVLPEGVE; from the coding sequence ATGTCAGGACATTCTAAATGGCATAACATCCAGGGTCGGAAAAATGCCCAGGATGCAAAACGTGGAAAAATTTTCCAAAAGATCTCACGTGATTTGTACCAAGCTGCAAAAGCAGGTGGTGTTGATCCCGACGGTAACCCTCAACTTCGTTTGGAAATGGATAAGGCCCGGGCTGCTAACATGCCTAAGGAAAACATCAAGCGGGCGCTTGACAAGGCTTCCGGTGTTGGCGGTGCCAAGTTCGAAGAAATTACCTATGAAGGTTACGGCCCAGCTGGGACTGCCATCATGGTTGCTGCCTTGACGGATAATAAGAACCGGACGGCTGCCGCTATTCGTTCCGCCTTTACGCACCACGGCGGTTCTCTTGGCGCAAACGGTTCCGTTTCCTACATGTTCGATCGTAAAGGGTACATCGTGATTTTACGCGATGACCTGGACACGGATGAAGACACGATGTTGATGGATGCACTTGATGCCGGCGCTGATGACATGGATACGACCGATGACGAATTTACGATTTGGACGGATCCTTCTTCAGAAACTGCTGTCCGGGACGCATTACAAGCCAAGGGCTACAAGCTCGATACGGCTGAAGTGCGGATGTTCCCACAAACTACGACGGAAGTTCCCGAAGATAAGGTCAGCCAATACCAAGGCTTAATTGATGAATTAAACGCCAACGATGACGTTTCTGACGTTTACGAAGCGGCCGTCTTACCAGAAGGCGTTGAATAA
- the comGA gene encoding competence type IV pilus ATPase ComGA, with translation MLQALVTELLTAAVTQRASDVYLIPAGQAMIIRLRTAKGLRRWRTVPLATGNQLLTYFKFHADMAVSERRRPQSGALTWQQTTPPVDLRFSTVGDYAGRESLVIRVIYPYQHLAMAYLVPEQVLRLQALATQRGLCLFAGPTGSGKTTTMYTLAQQMATTAVVLTIEDPVEIKEPQFLQLQVNPTAGMDYVELLKLGLRHRPDVFIIGEIRDTETAQAAVRAALSGHLVLSTVHARSAGGTVTRLLELGVDRQQLRQTLTLACYQRLIPRVAQGPAVLFDVAAADDLWQASTGMQKGWHDALESAVTTRTITAVTAVTAQRYANG, from the coding sequence ATGCTGCAAGCATTGGTCACGGAGTTATTAACGGCGGCGGTGACGCAACGGGCAAGCGATGTTTACCTGATACCGGCTGGACAGGCGATGATCATCCGGCTACGAACGGCCAAGGGATTGCGCAGGTGGCGGACGGTACCGCTGGCGACGGGGAATCAATTGCTGACTTACTTCAAGTTTCATGCGGATATGGCGGTCAGTGAACGGCGACGACCGCAATCCGGGGCGTTAACTTGGCAACAGACCACGCCACCGGTTGATTTACGGTTCTCAACAGTCGGGGATTATGCCGGTCGGGAGTCGTTGGTCATCCGGGTGATTTATCCCTATCAGCACTTGGCAATGGCGTATCTGGTTCCAGAACAGGTCCTTAGACTACAGGCCCTGGCGACCCAGCGAGGCCTGTGCCTGTTCGCGGGACCGACGGGGTCGGGAAAGACCACGACAATGTACACTCTAGCCCAGCAGATGGCCACTACAGCCGTGGTGTTGACCATTGAAGATCCGGTCGAGATTAAGGAGCCACAGTTTCTACAACTCCAGGTGAATCCCACGGCGGGGATGGATTACGTAGAGTTGCTTAAGTTGGGGTTACGGCACCGCCCCGACGTTTTTATCATCGGCGAGATTCGTGACACCGAAACAGCCCAGGCTGCGGTCCGGGCGGCACTAAGCGGGCACCTAGTCCTAAGTACGGTCCACGCACGTTCGGCAGGGGGGACGGTCACGCGACTCCTAGAATTAGGGGTTGACCGTCAGCAGTTACGTCAGACTTTGACGCTAGCCTGTTATCAACGATTGATTCCCCGTGTCGCTCAGGGTCCCGCTGTCTTATTTGACGTGGCCGCGGCGGATGACCTCTGGCAAGCATCGACAGGGATGCAGAAAGGATGGCACGATGCCTTGGAAAGCGCGGTTACAACGCGGACCATTACGGCGGTTACGGCGGTTACGGCGCAACGCTACGCCAACGGGTAA